One Mesorhizobium sp. J428 DNA segment encodes these proteins:
- a CDS encoding MFS transporter, whose product MSAAVANRTSWPISTWLSVVSLTFGSFALISSELLPMAVLTPMAADLGISEGAAGQAVTLTALCAGIAAPTVALIIGRLDRKLINLTLCALVIASNLAAALTSDYSVLLAARMLLGIAIGGFFALAGATVVRLVTMEDMGKGMSIVFMGLSAGLVAAPALATLIGEAFGWRTAFMAAAACGLLALLLQAVCLPSVPATGATSLSSLFSLLKRRPVRVGLSVGLLFFGGEVSGFTFMRPYLETNGGLSATSIAPVLLVLGLASLLGSAVAGAVADRVLREGFAATFLMLAIATAGLLALSNAYVAVFVFAAAWGIAIGAGPVMTQTWMGRAAPDQLEGVGGLFLAVIQLGVTLGAVAGGIAVEVVGTSAPLYVTLTCAVLAVTLIATQGAPDGLSQTPLSPWIRPDDRRWRTAMASLLHFHSKTRGDDHAPQDRLCSP is encoded by the coding sequence ATGTCCGCAGCCGTCGCAAATCGAACCTCTTGGCCGATCTCGACCTGGCTCTCCGTCGTGTCGCTGACCTTTGGCAGCTTTGCATTGATCAGCAGCGAATTGCTGCCCATGGCAGTGCTTACACCAATGGCCGCTGATCTCGGTATTTCAGAAGGCGCTGCCGGCCAGGCGGTGACACTCACGGCCTTGTGTGCCGGTATCGCGGCGCCGACGGTGGCGCTCATCATCGGGCGCCTGGACCGCAAGCTGATCAATCTGACCCTCTGCGCCCTGGTGATTGCTTCGAACCTCGCTGCTGCCCTCACCTCCGATTACTCCGTGCTGCTGGCCGCCCGCATGCTCCTGGGCATCGCCATCGGCGGCTTCTTTGCTCTGGCCGGGGCCACTGTCGTCCGGCTCGTCACTATGGAAGACATGGGCAAAGGCATGTCGATCGTCTTCATGGGCCTCTCGGCGGGGCTTGTCGCCGCTCCGGCGCTTGCCACCCTGATCGGAGAAGCCTTCGGCTGGCGCACGGCATTCATGGCTGCCGCTGCCTGCGGCCTGCTCGCATTGCTCTTGCAGGCCGTCTGTCTGCCGAGCGTGCCGGCGACAGGCGCAACGAGCCTTTCGAGCCTGTTCAGCTTGTTGAAACGGCGACCTGTAAGGGTCGGACTGTCGGTCGGGCTGCTGTTCTTCGGAGGCGAGGTAAGCGGCTTCACCTTCATGCGACCCTATCTCGAAACCAATGGCGGACTGAGTGCGACGTCCATCGCCCCTGTCCTGCTGGTGCTCGGTCTCGCCAGTCTGCTGGGAAGCGCAGTTGCCGGAGCGGTTGCAGATCGCGTGCTGCGCGAAGGTTTTGCCGCCACTTTCCTGATGCTGGCGATCGCCACGGCGGGCCTGTTGGCGCTCAGCAATGCTTACGTTGCGGTCTTCGTCTTTGCTGCTGCCTGGGGCATCGCCATAGGCGCCGGGCCGGTGATGACCCAAACGTGGATGGGACGTGCCGCGCCCGACCAGCTCGAAGGCGTGGGCGGCCTGTTTCTCGCCGTCATTCAGCTCGGCGTCACCTTGGGCGCGGTCGCTGGTGGTATCGCCGTGGAGGTCGTCGGAACAAGCGCTCCGCTCTATGTCACTTTAACCTGTGCCGTTCTGGCGGTCACGCTGATTGCAACGCAAGGGGCTCCTGATGGGCTGTCGCAGACGCCTCTCTCGCCATGGATCCGGCCGGATGACCGGAGGTGGAGAACCGCCATGGCCTCACTCCTTCACTTCCATTCAAAGACAAGAGGAGACGATCATGCCCCACAAGACAGATTATGCAGCCCCTGA
- a CDS encoding DUF899 domain-containing protein: MPHKTDYAAPELVDRATFQTELDALRLREKAHTREGDAISAARRRLPMVKVDGDTSLIGDSGAVTLLDAFEGRRMLIAYYYMWFDGQPASEQCEGCTFFTTQVRELSHIHSRDATYATFCQGSYEESVRYRDFMGWKMPWYSVPEASLQTLLVGRRPRMMYLVCYLRRGSDVFETYWTTRRGVEAMDNSYRLLDLTVYGRQEDFEDSPAGWPQHWGETNHPFRRDGRPISQWRRLEAGHYDSLRADNDRN, from the coding sequence ATGCCCCACAAGACAGATTATGCAGCCCCTGAACTCGTCGATCGCGCTACATTCCAAACAGAATTGGACGCATTGCGCCTTCGCGAGAAGGCGCACACAAGGGAGGGTGACGCCATATCAGCCGCCCGCCGGCGGCTGCCGATGGTGAAAGTCGATGGCGACACGTCCCTCATAGGCGACAGTGGAGCGGTCACATTGCTGGATGCATTCGAGGGACGCCGAATGCTCATCGCCTACTATTACATGTGGTTCGATGGCCAGCCCGCGTCTGAGCAATGCGAGGGTTGCACCTTCTTCACAACCCAGGTGCGCGAGCTGTCCCATATCCATTCGCGCGATGCTACCTACGCCACGTTCTGCCAGGGATCATATGAGGAAAGCGTCAGATACCGCGATTTCATGGGCTGGAAGATGCCATGGTATTCTGTGCCAGAGGCATCACTCCAGACGCTTCTTGTCGGCCGCCGGCCGCGCATGATGTATCTTGTCTGCTATCTGAGGCGGGGATCGGACGTCTTCGAGACCTACTGGACGACCCGCCGCGGCGTGGAGGCGATGGACAACAGTTACCGTCTGCTCGACCTGACGGTCTATGGGCGGCAGGAGGATTTTGAGGACTCGCCCGCCGGCTGGCCACAGCATTGGGGCGAAACCAACCATCCGTTTCGACGCGATGGCCGTCCCATCTCCCAATGGCGCCGTTTGGAGGCGGGGCATTACGACAGTCTTCGAGCGGATAACGACCGGAATTGA
- a CDS encoding molybdopterin cofactor-binding domain-containing protein, with translation MPRILSRRAFLMTGAALGGTALVAAVGGVGFLSTVDVDGLRGGSVDGERASLNAFVVLYSDGSVVINVPRTEMGQGIHTGLAMVVAEEMDLPFDDRIRVEFPTEAHPAYSAWFNVLQVRPEEAAGPVVWLGRRVLGQMGFIATGASGSTMGLWHPMRVAGAAARAMLVTAAALRLNAPESELSTREGAVHHEATGRRIAYGDLAQAAAQLSPPAAPELKPRSEWRIIGRPQQRVDIPAKVRGEPVFGMDVVLPDMLHASMRHAPVFGAQVVRIGNEAAVRAAPGIVDVAVIDNRHVAVVAASWWQAEQAAWLLDVEWTQTEADDENSTTLSERLQAALSSETAYGHIDDGDAPSALSAAGASVIEADYRVPFVTHACMESMNATAILRDGATAEVWAPSQNRVTMRSGVGRGMGWAGVSPRDVTLHITMNGGAFGRRSDQDVIAEACFLAARHAGRAVKVMWSREEDIGRGLYRSQAAARLRMALGPNGLPIAYDALVASQSIFNSMGSRNMPFTPGPDGDYLTIEGLDKLHYSMPNRRTRSQHVPTHLPIHFWRSNGFSFNTFFTESFIDECALAAGADPLAYRRAMLRESPRHLAVLDRVAELAGWGGPMAPGRGRGIAIEECYRSVVAQIAEVTVADDGELRVDRIFCAIDAGLIINPDQVVAQIEGGALYGVTSALMSEITVQNGAVMETNFHDFPIQRLANAPEVTVAIVESDEPPCGVGEPGVVPAAAAVANAIFAATGRRLRSLPLAVTETIGERRTRTVLPA, from the coding sequence ATGCCAAGGATCCTATCCCGACGCGCCTTCCTCATGACGGGCGCCGCGCTGGGCGGCACGGCGCTCGTTGCCGCCGTTGGCGGTGTCGGGTTCCTGTCCACGGTCGACGTCGACGGTCTGCGCGGCGGCTCTGTCGATGGCGAGCGGGCGAGCCTGAACGCCTTCGTCGTCCTCTATTCGGACGGCAGCGTCGTCATCAACGTGCCCCGCACCGAGATGGGCCAGGGGATCCACACCGGCCTAGCCATGGTCGTGGCCGAGGAGATGGATTTGCCGTTCGACGACCGCATCAGGGTCGAGTTTCCCACCGAGGCCCATCCAGCCTATTCCGCCTGGTTCAACGTCCTGCAGGTCCGCCCCGAAGAAGCCGCCGGCCCCGTCGTCTGGCTGGGGCGGCGCGTGCTTGGACAGATGGGTTTCATCGCCACCGGCGCTTCCGGCTCGACAATGGGTCTCTGGCACCCGATGCGGGTTGCCGGCGCTGCGGCGCGCGCGATGCTGGTGACAGCGGCCGCTCTCCGACTGAACGCGCCGGAGAGCGAACTGTCCACGCGCGAAGGCGCGGTCCATCATGAGGCGACCGGGCGTCGCATCGCCTATGGCGACCTTGCGCAGGCTGCCGCGCAGCTGTCGCCGCCGGCCGCTCCCGAGCTCAAGCCTCGGTCCGAATGGCGGATCATCGGTCGCCCGCAGCAGCGCGTCGACATTCCGGCGAAGGTGCGCGGAGAGCCCGTCTTCGGCATGGATGTCGTGCTTCCGGACATGCTGCATGCCTCGATGCGCCATGCGCCGGTCTTCGGCGCGCAGGTCGTGCGGATCGGGAACGAGGCTGCAGTGCGCGCCGCGCCGGGCATCGTCGACGTGGCCGTGATCGACAACCGACACGTCGCAGTCGTTGCCGCATCCTGGTGGCAGGCCGAACAGGCCGCCTGGCTTCTCGATGTCGAGTGGACGCAGACGGAGGCCGATGACGAGAACAGCACAACCCTGTCGGAACGCCTTCAGGCGGCGCTGTCGTCCGAGACCGCCTATGGCCACATCGACGATGGCGATGCGCCATCCGCGCTTTCGGCGGCCGGCGCTTCGGTGATTGAAGCCGACTATCGCGTTCCCTTCGTCACTCACGCCTGCATGGAATCGATGAACGCCACCGCGATCCTGCGCGATGGCGCAACGGCAGAGGTCTGGGCGCCGTCGCAGAACCGGGTGACCATGCGATCAGGGGTTGGCCGGGGCATGGGTTGGGCAGGCGTGAGCCCTCGTGACGTCACCTTGCACATCACCATGAATGGCGGTGCCTTCGGGCGGCGCAGCGACCAGGACGTGATTGCGGAGGCCTGCTTCCTTGCCGCCCGCCACGCGGGCCGCGCGGTCAAGGTGATGTGGTCGCGCGAGGAGGATATCGGACGCGGCCTTTACCGCAGCCAGGCTGCGGCTCGCCTGCGCATGGCGCTAGGCCCCAACGGGCTGCCGATCGCCTACGACGCGCTCGTTGCCTCGCAGTCCATCTTCAACTCCATGGGCAGCCGCAACATGCCGTTCACGCCTGGACCGGACGGCGACTACCTCACCATCGAGGGCCTCGACAAGCTTCACTACTCTATGCCTAACCGACGCACCCGCAGCCAGCACGTGCCCACGCACCTGCCGATCCACTTCTGGCGCTCCAACGGCTTCTCGTTCAACACCTTCTTCACCGAAAGTTTCATCGATGAATGCGCGCTGGCGGCCGGTGCCGATCCGCTTGCCTATCGTCGCGCCATGCTGCGCGAGAGCCCGCGCCATCTGGCGGTCCTCGATCGTGTCGCGGAGCTGGCGGGTTGGGGAGGTCCGATGGCGCCGGGGCGCGGGCGCGGCATCGCGATCGAGGAGTGCTATCGCAGCGTCGTTGCCCAGATCGCCGAGGTCACCGTCGCCGACGACGGGGAACTGCGTGTCGACCGGATTTTCTGCGCAATCGACGCGGGCCTGATCATCAACCCCGATCAGGTGGTCGCTCAGATCGAGGGTGGCGCGCTGTACGGCGTCACCAGTGCCCTGATGAGCGAGATCACCGTGCAGAACGGCGCGGTGATGGAAACTAATTTCCACGACTTCCCGATCCAGCGCCTCGCCAACGCGCCCGAGGTGACGGTCGCCATCGTCGAGAGCGACGAGCCGCCCTGCGGCGTCGGCGAGCCGGGCGTCGTGCCGGCCGCCGCAGCCGTCGCCAATGCAATCTTTGCCGCCACCGGGCGACGCCTGCGATCGCTGCCGCTGGCGGTCACCGAGACGATCGGCGAGCGGCGGACAAGGACGGTCCTGCCGGCCTGA